The following coding sequences are from one Capsicum annuum cultivar UCD-10X-F1 chromosome 3, UCD10Xv1.1, whole genome shotgun sequence window:
- the LOC107856519 gene encoding 2-hydroxyisoflavanone dehydratase gives MANSNDNNNEVVNETSWYKIYKDGRVERLYDTLGLEYVPPSLEDPATGVSSKDVTISPHVSARLYLPKKNITSSQKLPILVYYHGGALVLGSAFFNMYHNYLNVLVSESNAIAVSIEYRLAPEHDVQKIYEDSWTALQWVASHASEKFTSANEDPWLKNYGDFSRLSICGDSAGGNIVYHMVMKAGKEGGINTIVTINGSILVCPYLLVPLENIEQGLSYKNWTIISSPTEAGLHSPMINPLAEKAPCLSQLGCSRMLLCFAEKDEHLPKEIGVQFAEGVKKSGWKGDLEFIVVEDEDHCFQLVNPEMEKSRDLIKRFASFIQHK, from the coding sequence ATGGCTAATTCCAATGACAACAACAATGAGGTTGTCAATGAAACTTCTTGGTACAAAATCTATAAGGACGGTCGAGTTGAACGTTTATACGACACACTTGGTTTAGAATACGTGCCCCCATCACTTGAAGATCCTGCCACTGGTGTCTCATCCAAAGATGTTACAATTTCACCACATGTTTCTGCTAGACTCTACCTTCCCAAAAAAAACATCACTTCATCCCAAAAACTTCCCATTTTAGTGTATTATCACGGAGGTGCACTAGTTCTTGGATCTGCTTTCTTTAACATGTACCACAATTACCTCAACGTTTTGGTTTCTGAATCAAACGCAATCGCAGTTTCAATAGAGTATCGATTAGCCCCTGAGCATGACGTGCAGAAAATTTACGAAGATTCTTGGACCGCACTTCAATGGGTCGCATCACACGCTAGTGAAAAATTCACTAGCGCTAATGAAGACCCGTGGCTAAAAAATTACGGAGATTTTAGCCGATTGTCTATATGTGGAGACAGTGCTGGTGGCAACATAGTTTATCATATGGTCATGAAAGCTGGAAAAGAAGGTGGTATTAATACAATTGTTACCATTAATGGTTCGATTTTAGTTTGTCCTTACTTGCTAGTCCCACTTGAGAACATTGAACAAGGTCTATCGTACAAGAATTGGACTATTATTAGTTCACCAACAGAAGCTGGTCTACATAGTCCAATGATTAATCCACTTGCTGAGAAGGCTCCTTGTTTGTCTCAATTGGGTTGTTCTAGGATGTTGTTGTGTTTTGCAGAGAAAGATGAGCATTTACCAAAAGAAATTGGGGTTCAATTTGCTGAGGGCGTGAAGAAAAGTGGATGGAAAGGAGATTTGGAGTTCATTGTAGTTGAAGATGAAGATCATTGCTTTCAATTGGTTAATCCTGAAATGGAGAAATCTCGAGATTTGATTAAGCGTTTTGCTTCTTTCATCCAGCATAAGTAA